From Rissa tridactyla isolate bRisTri1 chromosome 7, bRisTri1.patW.cur.20221130, whole genome shotgun sequence, a single genomic window includes:
- the TXNDC17 gene encoding thioredoxin domain-containing protein 17: protein MGWEEKQVRGYPEFVQTAQRYHGRPIFALFCGDKDAAGKSWCPDCVTAEPVVRKELHNMPDESVFIYCLVGDRSYWKDPNNEFRKNLKLTGVPTLLKYGTPQKLVEEECFKAELVRMLFTED, encoded by the exons atgggctgggaggagaagcaggTCCGCGGGTACCCCGAGTTCGTGCAGACGGCGCAGCGCTACCACGGGCGGCCCATCTTCGCGCTCTTCTGCGGCGACAAGGACGCGGCGGGCAAGAGCTGGTGCCCGGACTGCGTGACGG CTGAACCGGTTGTGAGGAAGGAACTTCATAACATGCCCGATGAGTCTGTATTCATCTACTGCCTAGTAGGAGACAGAAGCTA CTGGAAAGATCCCAACAATGAATTCAGGAAGAATCTGAAACTAACAGGAGTGCCTACACTGCTTAAATATGGAACG CCCCAGAAGCTGGTTGAAGAAGAATGTTTTAAAGCAGAGCTTGTGCGCATGTTGTTTACTGAAGACTAA
- the MED31 gene encoding mediator of RNA polymerase II transcription subunit 31: protein METDDTGNRLRFQLELEFVQCLANPNYLNFLAQRGYFKDKAFVNYLKYLLYWKEPEYAKYLKYPQCLHMLELLQYEHFRKELVNAQCAKFIDEQQILHWQHYSRKRMRLQQALAEQQQQNNTSVK from the exons ATGGAGACAG ATGACACAGGAAATCGACTTCGGTTCCAGCTGGAGTTGGAGTTTGTTCAATGTCTGGCAAATCCAAATTACCTCAACT ttcttgcCCAGAGAGGCTACTTCAAAGACAAAGCTTTTGTAAATtatcttaaatatttactttattggAAAGAACCTGAATATGCAAAATACCTGAA gTATCCTCAATGCTTGCATATGTTAGAGCTGCTCCAGTATGAACATTTCCGCAAAGAACTGGTAAATGCTCAGTGTGCTAAATTTATTGATGAGCAACAGATTCTTCACTGGCAGCACTATTCCCGGAAAAGAATGCGCCTCCAGCAAGCacttgcagagcagcagcaacaaaacaacacctctgtaaaatga